In Helianthus annuus cultivar XRQ/B chromosome 9, HanXRQr2.0-SUNRISE, whole genome shotgun sequence, the following are encoded in one genomic region:
- the LOC110875152 gene encoding uncharacterized protein LOC110875152 yields the protein MMAVRIPYMLPLLCVHHKQPSNCRVLMLGSQHHPPIQIKSNIKLQKVFEDESSGVVCYKDEKGEIICEGYDEGPRLDQQQTCTTSSHPRDGEAIVCLLKRSLLLVTEEGAGKVS from the exons ATGATGGCAGTTAGAATCCCATATATGCTGCCCTTGCTCTGTGTTCATCATAAGCAGCCTTCAAACTGCAGGGTCCTCATGCTTGGCTCACAACATCATCCACCCATTCAAATCAAATCCAACATCAAGCTCCAAAAG GTTTTTGAAGATGAATCAAGCGGTGTAGTGTGCTACAAAGATGAGAAAGGGGAGATAATATGTGAAGGATATGATGAAGGTCCTAGGCTCGATCAACAACAAACCTGTACTACTTCTTCTCATCCAAG AGACGGAGAAGCCATTGTTTGTCTTCTTAAAAGAAGTTTGCTTCTAGTTACGGAAGAAGGTGCTGGTAAAGTCAGCTAG